A genomic stretch from Barnesiella intestinihominis YIT 11860 includes:
- a CDS encoding DUF695 domain-containing protein, with translation MKLGDVWFSAIAEAENSDRMIVVSGRTEIEPFIQSGKFKERVEITWKYEADSKGMPNETTGKLMEEVQTVLKQAMEKDKLAIFTGIYTGDGERTWVFYTRNIPAFGRMLNETLAPFETLPLTIYTEKDPEWNEYREMCELQDQDNDDEDLDE, from the coding sequence ATGAAATTAGGAGATGTATGGTTCTCGGCCATTGCCGAAGCCGAAAACAGTGACCGCATGATTGTCGTTTCGGGACGTACCGAGATAGAACCGTTCATTCAATCGGGCAAGTTCAAAGAACGTGTTGAAATCACATGGAAATACGAGGCCGATAGTAAAGGTATGCCCAATGAGACTACCGGGAAACTGATGGAAGAAGTGCAGACCGTATTGAAACAGGCTATGGAAAAAGATAAACTGGCCATTTTCACAGGAATCTATACCGGAGACGGCGAACGCACATGGGTATTTTATACCCGCAATATACCGGCATTCGGACGTATGCTCAACGAAACTCTCGCTCCGTTCGAAACGTTACCTCTCACCATCTATACCGAGAAAGACCCCGAATGGAACGAATATCGGGAAATGTGCGAGCTTCAAGATCAGGATAATGACGATGAAGATCTCGATGAATGA
- the pheT gene encoding phenylalanine--tRNA ligase subunit beta, producing MNISYNWLKDYVNFDLSPEELSAALTSIGLETGGIEEVQTIKGGLNGLVIGKVLTCEEHPNSDHLHITTVDLGESEPVQIVCGAANVAAGQYVVVATLGTVLYSGEESFTIKKSKIRGVESFGMICAEDEIGIGTSHDGIIVLPGEVKPGTLAKDYYNIKSDYVLEVDITPNRIDAASHYGVARDLAAYLTQRGKDAGLHRPSVNDFAIDRKEGGIDVDVANHEACIRYSGVTMRNVKVAESPDWLKQRLSAIGLRPINNVVDITNYILHATGQPLHCFDLNRIAGGKVIVKPAVEGEKFVTLDEVERTLTSNDLMICNEKESMCIAGVFGGLKSGVTNDTTDIFLESACFNPTWVRKTARRQGLNTDSSFRFERGVDPNDTLYALKRAALLVKELAGGEICGEVVDIYPNPVAPFPVTLTYEKIDTLIGKHIPADTVKSILNSLEIKIVSETEKELSLQVPTYRVDVQRDVDVIEDLLRIYGYNHVEISDRVHSSLSYKTVTDQSHQFQNLVSEQLTGCGFNEIMNNSLTCGAYYDDLQVWPRAHCVALLNPLSNDLNVMRQTLLFGGLESISHNINRRRANLRFYECGNCYYFDPEAHNEEKVLSGYSEEKHFALWQTGNRVEGSWAHADEKSSVYEMKAYVENIFARLGIAGDIIATQTSDEIYSVALTYSNRGGKILGKIGLVSHKILKRFDIDVEVSFAELNWDSLMKMAAKHTVLYSELPKFQAVKRDLALLVDQAVSFTDIEKVARESERKLLKEVYLFDVYEGKNLPEGKKSYAVSFILQDENKTLNDKQIDAIMNKIIANLQQKLEAQLR from the coding sequence ATGAATATTTCGTATAATTGGTTGAAAGATTACGTGAATTTTGACCTTTCTCCCGAGGAACTTTCGGCAGCTCTCACCTCTATCGGTTTGGAGACCGGTGGAATTGAAGAGGTGCAAACCATCAAGGGCGGCCTTAACGGGCTGGTTATCGGTAAGGTTCTCACTTGTGAGGAACACCCCAACTCAGATCATTTGCACATTACGACCGTGGATTTGGGGGAATCCGAGCCTGTTCAAATCGTGTGTGGAGCTGCGAATGTCGCGGCGGGACAATACGTGGTAGTGGCTACGTTGGGTACTGTTTTGTATAGTGGTGAAGAAAGTTTTACGATTAAAAAATCGAAGATTCGCGGAGTGGAATCTTTCGGTATGATTTGTGCCGAAGACGAAATAGGTATAGGAACTTCGCACGATGGCATTATCGTGTTGCCGGGAGAGGTAAAGCCCGGCACACTGGCCAAAGACTATTATAATATAAAGAGCGATTATGTCCTCGAAGTGGATATTACCCCGAATCGTATCGATGCAGCTTCGCATTATGGCGTTGCCCGTGATTTGGCTGCTTATTTGACACAAAGGGGTAAAGATGCCGGATTGCACAGACCGTCGGTAAATGATTTCGCTATCGATAGAAAAGAGGGCGGGATCGATGTCGATGTAGCGAACCATGAAGCATGTATCCGGTACAGCGGAGTGACGATGCGGAATGTGAAAGTGGCAGAAAGTCCCGATTGGTTGAAGCAACGTTTGTCTGCTATCGGATTGCGTCCGATCAATAATGTGGTGGATATTACTAATTATATACTCCATGCTACCGGACAACCGCTGCATTGTTTTGATTTGAATCGAATTGCCGGAGGGAAAGTCATCGTGAAACCTGCCGTAGAGGGTGAGAAATTCGTCACACTCGATGAGGTAGAGCGTACGTTGACCTCCAACGACTTAATGATATGTAATGAGAAGGAATCGATGTGTATCGCCGGTGTGTTCGGCGGTTTGAAATCGGGTGTAACCAACGATACGACCGATATTTTCTTGGAGTCGGCTTGCTTTAATCCCACATGGGTGCGTAAGACAGCTCGCCGTCAAGGATTGAATACCGATTCGTCTTTCCGCTTCGAGCGTGGTGTCGATCCTAATGATACTCTATATGCTTTGAAACGGGCGGCTCTATTGGTGAAAGAATTGGCCGGAGGTGAGATTTGCGGTGAAGTTGTGGATATATATCCCAATCCGGTAGCTCCGTTCCCTGTAACCCTTACGTATGAAAAAATCGATACTCTCATCGGGAAACATATTCCGGCCGATACGGTCAAGAGCATATTGAACAGTCTTGAAATAAAGATCGTTTCTGAAACAGAAAAGGAACTTTCGTTGCAAGTTCCTACATATAGGGTCGATGTACAGCGAGATGTCGATGTTATAGAAGATTTACTTCGTATCTATGGATATAATCATGTCGAAATATCCGATCGGGTACATTCCAGCCTTTCTTATAAGACTGTTACCGACCAAAGTCACCAGTTCCAAAATTTAGTTTCGGAACAGCTCACGGGGTGCGGGTTTAATGAAATCATGAACAACTCATTAACCTGTGGCGCTTATTACGACGATTTGCAAGTTTGGCCTCGTGCGCATTGTGTAGCTTTGCTTAATCCGTTGAGCAATGACTTGAATGTAATGCGCCAAACCCTTTTATTCGGTGGATTGGAAAGTATTTCACACAATATAAATCGTCGTCGGGCCAACTTGCGTTTTTACGAATGTGGTAATTGTTATTACTTTGATCCGGAGGCTCATAATGAAGAGAAAGTTTTGTCGGGCTATTCCGAAGAAAAACATTTCGCTTTGTGGCAGACCGGTAATCGGGTGGAAGGAAGCTGGGCGCATGCCGATGAGAAATCTTCGGTTTACGAAATGAAGGCTTATGTGGAGAATATTTTTGCCCGTCTTGGAATCGCCGGTGATATTATTGCGACACAGACAAGCGACGAGATTTACTCGGTAGCCTTGACTTATAGCAACCGGGGAGGAAAGATACTTGGAAAGATAGGGCTTGTCTCGCATAAGATACTCAAACGTTTCGATATCGATGTCGAGGTTTCTTTTGCCGAGTTGAATTGGGATTCGCTAATGAAAATGGCTGCGAAACATACGGTATTGTACAGTGAATTGCCTAAATTTCAAGCGGTGAAACGGGATTTGGCTTTGTTGGTCGATCAGGCGGTTTCTTTTACCGATATCGAGAAAGTGGCTCGGGAAAGCGAGCGTAAATTGCTCAAAGAGGTCTATCTCTTCGATGTTTATGAAGGGAAGAACCTCCCCGAAGGTAAGAAGTCCTATGCCGTTTCGTTTATTCTTCAAGACGAGAATAAGACGCTTAACGATAAGCAGATAGATGCTATCATGAATAAAATTATAGCCAATCTTCAACAGAAATTGGAGGCACAGCTAAGATAA
- a CDS encoding leucine-rich repeat domain-containing protein encodes MKNTLLRTVVIFVALCIYPSIHAYDFEYDGFYYDITSDSTVSVTHDHGDFYKGDISIPNQATHNGKTYQVTTIEANAFKGKEQLTSVHISNSIDSIGDYAFCACPLLTQVSLGEGITYMGNDIFRSSGLTSITITRNVSQIGLSPFSACTQLTEINVDEANPYFSSLDGVLTDKNRTTIVAYPAGKGKRYIIPDGITKIGTHSFFACYPITYIHIPNSVKTIELFAFASCTDLDTVILGNSVDSIEVAAFRINDRLKTIYSMNPIPPAAHTGAFDSFNSFFIQCTLHVPAGSLQAYKNAEVWKNFKNIVENDFTGIERSTPNKAKIFGNKNSIAFRNIEPGTDISIYDTTGKCIKTFAMDGDSEIPLPSGIYLIKYAGRTVKIIL; translated from the coding sequence ATGAAAAATACATTACTTCGAACAGTCGTTATCTTCGTCGCTCTTTGCATTTATCCCAGTATCCACGCTTATGACTTTGAATATGACGGATTCTATTACGACATTACCTCCGATTCGACAGTAAGTGTCACCCATGACCACGGAGATTTTTATAAGGGCGATATTTCCATACCCAATCAAGCTACGCATAATGGGAAGACTTATCAAGTCACGACTATCGAAGCTAATGCCTTCAAAGGGAAAGAACAACTAACTTCTGTACACATATCGAATAGTATAGATTCTATCGGAGATTATGCCTTTTGTGCCTGTCCCCTACTCACACAAGTCTCGCTCGGAGAGGGAATCACCTACATGGGCAACGATATTTTTAGAAGCTCAGGATTAACATCTATTACCATCACCCGTAATGTATCTCAAATCGGCCTCTCTCCTTTCTCTGCATGTACCCAATTAACCGAAATCAACGTAGATGAGGCAAACCCTTATTTTTCTTCATTAGACGGAGTATTAACAGACAAAAACAGAACTACAATCGTTGCATATCCCGCAGGAAAAGGGAAGCGTTATATCATACCCGATGGAATCACGAAAATAGGGACACATTCTTTTTTCGCCTGTTATCCAATAACATACATTCATATACCCAATAGTGTGAAAACTATCGAACTTTTCGCATTCGCCTCATGCACAGATTTAGACACGGTCATATTGGGCAATAGTGTAGACTCTATTGAAGTAGCTGCGTTTCGTATTAACGACCGACTAAAAACCATTTATTCTATGAATCCAATTCCTCCCGCAGCACATACCGGAGCATTTGATTCATTTAACTCCTTTTTCATTCAATGCACTCTGCACGTACCTGCCGGTAGTTTACAAGCCTACAAAAATGCAGAAGTATGGAAAAATTTCAAAAACATCGTGGAGAATGATTTCACAGGGATAGAACGATCCACACCGAACAAAGCAAAAATTTTCGGAAATAAGAATAGCATTGCATTTCGAAATATCGAACCGGGTACAGATATAAGTATCTACGACACAACCGGGAAATGTATAAAAACATTTGCAATGGACGGAGACAGCGAAATACCCCTCCCCAGCGGTATTTATCTAATCAAATATGCTGGGAGAACCGTAAAAATAATATTATAA
- a CDS encoding YebC/PmpR family DNA-binding transcriptional regulator, which produces MGRAFEYRKARKLKRWGNMARTFTKIGKEISIAVKAGGPDPDANPRLRVLMQNAKAANMPKENVERAIKKASSKDAGDYKEVVYEGYGPFGIAIVVETATDNTTRTVANVRSYFNKAGGSLGTTGSLSFLFDHKCVFHIKPKEGVSVEDLELEMIDYGVDEVEADEEEIVLYGEFSENNNIQHHLEEAGYEIVSAEFERIPNDVKDVTPEQRASIEKLIERFEEDEDVQNVFHNMKEEEDEE; this is translated from the coding sequence ATGGGAAGAGCTTTTGAATATCGTAAAGCCAGAAAATTGAAACGGTGGGGCAATATGGCCCGTACATTTACGAAAATTGGGAAAGAAATTTCTATTGCCGTTAAAGCCGGTGGCCCCGATCCCGATGCCAATCCGCGTCTGCGTGTATTGATGCAGAATGCCAAAGCGGCGAATATGCCGAAAGAAAATGTAGAACGGGCTATTAAAAAAGCTTCGTCGAAAGATGCTGGCGATTATAAGGAGGTGGTTTATGAAGGATACGGTCCTTTCGGTATCGCTATCGTCGTAGAAACAGCTACCGATAACACGACCCGTACTGTCGCCAATGTGCGCAGTTATTTCAATAAAGCCGGAGGATCGTTGGGAACGACCGGTAGTCTTTCTTTCTTGTTCGACCACAAATGTGTGTTTCATATCAAACCCAAAGAGGGTGTCTCGGTGGAGGATCTCGAACTTGAAATGATTGACTATGGAGTCGATGAAGTGGAGGCCGATGAGGAAGAAATCGTACTTTATGGCGAGTTTTCGGAGAATAATAATATCCAACACCATCTCGAAGAGGCCGGTTATGAAATCGTCAGTGCCGAATTCGAACGTATTCCTAACGATGTGAAAGATGTAACACCCGAACAACGCGCTTCTATCGAAAAGTTGATCGAACGTTTTGAGGAAGACGAAGATGTACAAAATGTTTTCCACAATATGAAAGAAGAGGAAGACGAAGAATAA
- a CDS encoding leucine-rich repeat domain-containing protein: protein MKKALLHIGIFILFSAQMACSHGEDEPEDITTISVNKPGSLSEIIAPSQRGSITKLAVKGSLNYSDISYIRQMPELLYLDVGNVVLPNNYFPDNAISSHEKLEAVILPVSLNSIGASAFRWCERLQAVRLPKKLKSIGAYAFAGCINLYDIELPNSLLYLEKYAFSGCKSLYTLKIPSKLQRISDYTFSKCISLTEIKIPGNIREIGYKSFSGCSGLREISIPSTVKTVGIGAFENCTELKDISLPTTLTEINYYTFSGCTSLTTLTLHSKLTAINNYAFAGCKSLTEIHCKNSNPPLIGENTFRDVNRIGCKIFVPSKRAKKSYSTALYWNEFTIYIE from the coding sequence ATGAAAAAAGCGCTCTTACATATAGGCATATTCATTCTGTTTTCGGCTCAAATGGCATGCTCACATGGAGAAGACGAACCGGAAGATATTACTACTATCTCTGTCAATAAACCGGGCTCCCTATCTGAAATCATCGCGCCGAGCCAACGAGGCAGTATTACTAAATTAGCCGTAAAAGGATCTCTAAATTATAGCGATATTTCCTATATCCGCCAAATGCCGGAATTACTTTACTTAGATGTAGGAAACGTCGTACTGCCCAACAACTACTTCCCAGATAATGCCATTTCCAGCCATGAAAAATTAGAGGCCGTGATTCTCCCTGTATCGCTCAATTCTATCGGAGCATCGGCATTTCGATGGTGCGAAAGGTTGCAAGCCGTCCGCCTGCCCAAAAAACTTAAATCCATCGGAGCGTATGCATTCGCCGGCTGTATCAATCTGTACGATATAGAATTACCCAACTCTTTGCTATATCTCGAAAAATATGCCTTTTCCGGTTGTAAAAGTTTATATACCTTGAAAATACCATCGAAATTACAACGTATATCCGACTATACTTTTTCCAAATGTATCAGCCTTACCGAAATAAAAATACCGGGAAATATCCGGGAAATAGGGTATAAATCATTTTCGGGTTGCAGCGGACTCCGAGAAATTAGCATCCCCTCGACTGTCAAAACAGTAGGCATCGGAGCCTTTGAAAATTGTACCGAATTAAAGGATATATCCTTGCCAACGACTCTTACCGAAATCAATTACTACACATTCTCAGGCTGTACCAGTCTCACTACTCTTACTCTACACAGCAAGCTCACCGCTATCAACAACTATGCTTTCGCCGGATGCAAAAGCCTTACTGAAATACATTGTAAAAACAGCAACCCGCCTTTAATCGGAGAAAATACATTCCGAGACGTAAACCGCATCGGCTGTAAAATATTCGTCCCGTCGAAACGAGCGAAGAAAAGTTATAGTACAGCCCTCTATTGGAATGAATTTACCATTTATATAGAATGA